From Alligator mississippiensis isolate rAllMis1 chromosome 1, rAllMis1, whole genome shotgun sequence:
cctgcaagcaggtttccACAACAAGGGCCAAGCTCTGTGccagtgttggctgtttcagaatgggaggggggaaaggcagtggagggagctcgttcttggggctctgcagctggtgttgaggggtggagtgggtgaattggagccaccccactttggggggcctgtaatacactggccccactctgtagcaggggctgaaaaaccctgagactcaactccttctgctcccttgcccccctcccattctgaaaacacccacaggttgggagccccagcagacacacgttacacaagacactacgttttgaaacatctttagctgacaccacatgcaatgaggggccagattttcacccagtgggccatttaagctgtttgcagccgtgcacttgtgtttggtcacagctataaacagcTTTCTGGGGGACAGGAGTAAACAATGCAGGTGGAAATTCAATTTTCACTTATAAGACAAATATTGGCAATTCCTCATCCCCTTTTCATATTGAATAGTTTGAACAAAAGGTTCTAGACCATACCTTTTCCTGAGGCAGGTTCCTGGGCTGGTCCccgggcaggtccctgggctggcccttgggctggactCTGGGCAGGTCCCCAGGTTGGCTCTTGGGCAGATCCCAAGGTCGGTCCCCCAAATGGTCctcaggctggtccctgggctggccctcaggctggtccccaggttggtcctccggctggccctcgggctgcacCCCGGGCTGGACCTCGTGCAGGTCCCCtagctggcccttgggctggtccccaggttgttcctcctgctgctccccgggctggccctcgggctgcaccccgggctggacctcgggcaggtccccaggctggccctcgggctgctCTCCAGTCTGGCCCTTGGGTTGGACGTCAGGCAGGTCCCAAGGTCGGTCCCCCAGATGGGCctcgggctggtccctgggctggccctcgggctggtccccaggttggtcctccgCCTGGTCCtcaggctgctccccaggctggacctcgggcaggtccctgggctggtcctcgggcagggcccctggctggCCCTCGGGAtggtccccaggttggtcctccggctgctccccgggctggccttTGGGCTGCTTCCCGGGCTGGACCTCAGGCAGTTCCCcgggctggcccttgggctggtctCCTGGCTGGTCCGCAGGATGGTCCCCAggctggcctagatacaccaGTTTATTTTGAGC
This genomic window contains:
- the LOC132248446 gene encoding protein TsetseEP-like, coding for MEAKHLLHQFQNEAENESQPGDHPADQPGDQPKGQPGELPEVQPGKQPKGQPGEQPEDQPGDHPEGQPGALPEDQPRDLPEVQPGEQPEDQAEDQPGDQPEGQPRDQPEAHLGDRPWDLPDVQPKGQTGEQPEGQPGDLPEVQPGVQPEGQPGEQQEEQPGDQPKGQLGDLHEVQPGVQPEGQPEDQPGDQPEGQPRDQPEDHLGDRPWDLPKSQPGDLPRVQPKGQPRDLPGDQPRNLPQEKNEDAYIIHCSVPNSQGVVYKGILLTSQDTTRDVISKIMRKYDLDMEEAGNYQLVQVISEHKELVFPQEANVLSYMNSQGNADISQRRKPAFRASPLSAADKKKRRRLPRLFRGSRVRPE